From the genome of Fusarium keratoplasticum isolate Fu6.1 chromosome 11, whole genome shotgun sequence, one region includes:
- a CDS encoding Zn(2)-C6 fungal-type domain-containing protein, translating into MDASTTQPETFPTPIVPMESDFQDAVQGQQWIAQRASSLELQFPGTESTPDTTQWWPFDSDLPSSSSGLELDNSPSDISPLGCFPPVEESSDQQASFDPDHVERNHQLTPTSDAVLNLTKIDTHLPKHISITLFGNAEVDSLMNHYNLHVADLLQPIDHSGNPFRTLYLSTALEGVSYRAWDTETPTAKVYSALSHSLVAASAFHRWNCDQLQPHYREMGVKHRYYAIQALQGAIQQAAPAANYKILMVAVLSLITIGVLSGEGDDFRFHLNAAAQLRSLRSRWKIMSRQSRQLNEIGAFLALLARTLTFQTSTSSWPSCDAQSTAEDSTIIERSGSYEYLYGVTPDIAMLIYQTCQLAEHLARFHEKGESMPDDFLEKCEQVGNRLQAWRFNSEKISSIPRGDELRFTILMHQAKAWHSAALIYYYTRIQDCSPEDLVEEVECVAEHMQTTEDVKLAFDTAYEEPKMAPLTWPALIASCNAMRSRREVWRRWWARMQLYRIANIDKQWSIVQQIWEIVDGREEKGEGSVTWTQAFDSIGIHVLPT; encoded by the exons ATGGATGCATCTACTACGCAACCAGAGACTTTTCCCACGCCCATAGTCCCAATGGAATCTGATTTTCAAGATGCAGTTCAAGGACAGCAGTGGATAGCCCAAAGGGCCTCTTCTCTTGAACTACAGTTTCCTGGTACTGAATCGACCCCAGACACAACGCAGTGGTGGCCATTCGACTCCGAcctcccatcctcctcctcagggtTGGAGCTCGACAACTCACCAAGTGATATAAGCCCTCTCGGTTGCTTCCCACCAGTCGAGGAATCAAGTGACCAGCAAGCCTCTTTTGACCCTGATCATGTCGAAAGAAATCACCAACTGACACCGACATCAGATGCAGTATTGAACTTGACCAAAATCGACACACACTTACCAAAACACATCTCGATAACGCTGTTTGGGAACGCAGAGGTCGATTCGTTGATGAACCATTACAATTTACACGTGGCAGATCTTCTCCAACCGATAGATCATTCCGGGAACCCCTTCCGAACCTTGTATCTGTCCACGGCGCTTGAAGGAGTCTCATATCGTGCATGGGATACGGAAACACCGACAGCAAAAGTCTACTCTGCTCTTTCTCATTCTCTGGTAGCCGCCTCGGCTTTTCACCGATGGAATTGCGACCAACTGCAACCCCATTATCGAGAAATGGGTGTCAAGCATCGATACTACGCCATTCAGGCACTGCAGGGTGCCATTCAACAGGCAGCCCCTGCTGCAAATTATAAGATTTTGATGGTTGCAGTGCTATCTCTCATCACTATAGGA GTACTGTCGGGAGAGGGCGACGACTTTCGCTTTCATCTTAATGCTGCAGCCCAGCTACGTAGTCTACGCAGTCGATGGAAGATCATGAGCCGTCAATCGAGACAGCTCAATGAGATTGGGGCCTTTCTAGCATTGTTGGCTCGCACGCTCACCTTCCAAACCTCCACATCATCTTGGCCCAGCTGTGATGCCCAGTCCACCGCAGAGGACAGCACGATTATAGAGCGGAGCGGCAGCTATGAGTACTTGTACGGTGTCACGCCTGATATAGCCATGTTGATCTACCAAACATGTCAATTGGCCGAGCATCTGGCACGATTCCACGAAAAAGGAGAATCCATGCCGGATGACTTTCTGGAGAAGTGTGAACAGGTTGGAAACAGGCTCCAGGCCTGGCGGTTCAACTCCGAGAAGATATCATCAATCCCACGGGGCGATGAATTGAGGTTCACGATTCTGATGCACCAAGCCAAAGCCTGGCACAGCGCAGCGCTCATCTACTATTACACTCGCATCCAGGATTGCTCACCTGAGGATCTCGTCGAAGAGGTCGAATGCGTGGCGGAGCATATGCAAACAACTGAAGATGTAAAGCTGGCATTCGACACTGCATATGAAGAGCCAAAAATGGCGCCCCTCACTTGGCCAGCGTTGATTGCTTCTTGCAACGCTATGAGATCCAGGCGTGAGGTTTGGCGAAGGTGGTGGGCACGCATGCAATTGTACAGGATCGCCAATATTGATAAGCAATGGAGCATAGTGCAACAGATCTGGGAGATAGTGGACGgtcgagaagagaaaggagaagggTCTGTTACTTGGACCCAAGCTTTTGATAGCATCGGGATACATGTATTGCCAACCTAG
- a CDS encoding PALP domain-containing protein, which translates to MSNFYEIAALAVQARNRIRHHIYETPLIPARKTGQDHGAKVLFKAENFQLTGSFKLRGAMSKMSAHTGQGPLITASSGNHGIGAALASQALSKKLTVVLPETVVPAKLEKIKSYGVDVILHGAETGLAEQHAQQLAASGTYTYISPYNDSDIVSGQGTIGLEILEQCDKVDCVFISMGGGGLISGIGSVIKAFNPQTKVYGIAAINSMALAASMSAGRVVETEHLPTLAEAVAGGIDEDTITLPLASSVVDHVIECDEEDIIASLKALAFDENMIVEGSAALALAGFNKVAKDMAGKTSVVLLCGGNFDQGVVSKVIYDS; encoded by the coding sequence ATGTCGAATTTCTATGAAATCGCCGCTCTTGCCGTTCAAGCTCGGAATCGCATCCGCCATCACATCTACGAAACGCCCCTCATTCCAGCGAGGAAGACGGGGCAAGACCATGGCGCAAAGGTTCTCTTCAAGGCGGAGAACTTTCAGCTTACCGGATCCTTCAAGCTTCGGGGCGCCATGTCCAAGATGTCAGCCCATACTGGACAAGGGCCGCTCATAACAGCATCCTCTGGCAACCATGGGATCGGTGCCGCCTTGGCATCTCAAGCCCTTTCAAAGAAACTCACTGTTGTGCTGCCAGAGACGGTGGTTCCTGCAAAGCTTGAAAAGATCAAATCATACGGCGTTGATGTGATCTTGCACGGTGCTGAGACAGGCCTGGCTGAGCAGCACGCACAGCAGCTGGCTGCTTCTGGAACATACACATACATCTCGCCCTACAACGACAGTGACATCGTTTCTGGCCAGGGCACCATTGGACTAGAGATCCTTGAGCAGTGCGACAAGGTAGACTgcgtcttcatctccatgGGTGGCGGCGGATTGATTAGTGGCATTGGGTCTGTCATCAAAGCCTTCAACCCTCAGACCAAAGTATACGGCATTGCTGCCATCAACTCGATGGCATTGGCTGCTTCCATGAGCGCTGGTCGAGTAGTTGAGACGGAACACCTGCCCACCCTCGCTGAGGCGGTAGCAGGGGGTATCGACGAAGACACCATCACTCTGCCGCTAGCAAGCTCGGTGGTAGACCACGTTATCGAGTGCGACGAAGAAGATATTATTGCGAGCCTGAAGGCTCTTGCTTTTGACGAGAACATGATTGTTGAAGGTTCTGCCGCTCTAGCCCTTGCGGGCTTCAATAAGGTTGCCAAGGACATGGCGGGGAAGACCAGTGTTGTTCTTCTGTGTGGCGGCAATTTTGATCAAGGTGTTGTATCAAAGGTGATCTATGACTCTTAA
- a CDS encoding Alpha-amylase, with protein sequence MKPLYALAAVFASICPTALAADAAAWKSRNIYFVLTDRIARSSTDNGGACSDLGSYCGGTFKGLESKLDYIKGMGFDAIWITPVVSNTPNGYHGYWADDLYAINSKYGTAEDLKSLVSSAHQKGIYVMVDVVANHMGPNIGGHKPEPLNQQSSYHSGCEINYSDQTSIEVCSIAGLPDVKTENSAIRTLYQNWIKWLVKEYQFDGIRIDTVKHVEKDFWPGFQSAAGVYSIGEVFDGNPDYLAGYASVMPGLLNYAIYYPMNRFYQQQGSSQDLVNMHDEISAKFSDPTILGTFLDNHDNARWLNRKNDVSLLKNALAHVILARGIPIVYYGTEQGYAGGNDPANREDLWRSGFNTNADLYQAISRLSNARSKAGGLGGNDHKHLFVENNVYAWSRAGGDLVVLTTNRGQGWSGQYCFYTQRPNKSWNNVFGQGSYASDNDGRVCVNVTNGEPVVLLAS encoded by the exons atgaagcccCTCTATGCATTGGCTGCTGTCTTTGCCAGCATATGTCCAACCGCTCTTGCAGCAGATGCCGCTGCCTGGAAATCTCGAAACATCTACTTTGTTCTTACCGATCGGATCGCTCGCAGCTCCACTGATAATGGAGGCGCATGCTCAGACTTGGGCTCCTACTGCGGCGGGACCTTCAAAGGCTTAGAGTCTAAGCTTGACTACATCAAAGGCATGGGCTTTGATGCCATCTGGATCACCCCGGTTGTCTCTA ATACTCCAAATGGATACCATGGGTATTGGGCCGACGATTTGTatgccatcaactccaagtATGGGACAGCTGAAGACTTGAAGAGCCTGGTCAGCTCAGCCCACCAAAAG GGAATCTATGTCATGGTTGATGTGGTCGCCAACCACATGGGCCCAAATATTGGGGGCCACAAGCCTGAGCCTCTGAACCAGCAAAGCTCGTACCATTCGGGATGCGAGATTAACTACTCCGACCAAACAAGCATCGAGGTTTGCAGCATCGCTGGCCTCCCTGATGTCAAGACGGAGAATTCCGCGATCCGCACTCTTTACCAGAATTGGATCAAGTGGTTGGTGAAGGAGTACCAGTTCGATGGTATCCGGATTGACACAGTCAAGCACGTCGAAAAGGACTTTTGGCCCGGCTTTCAATCGGCTGCCGGAGTATACTCGATCGGAGAGGTTTTTGATGGGAACCCTGACTATCTGGCTGGATATGCTAGTGTCATGCCTGGCCTTCTCAACTACGCCATCTATTATCCGATGAACAGATTCTACCAGCAGCAAGGATCGTCTCAGGATTTGGTCAACATGCATGATGAAATCAGCGCCAAATTCTCCGATCCTACTATATTGGGTACCTTTTTGGATAATCACGACAATGCTCGATGGCTAAACCGAAAGAACGACGTTTCCCTTCTCAAGAACGCCCTGGCCCATGTCATTCTCGCCAGAGGCATCCCCATTGTCTACTACGGAACCGAACAGGGCTATGCGGGAGGGAACGATCCAGCGAATCGGGAGGATCTCTGGCGAAGTGGATTCAACACCAATGCAGACTTGTACCAAGCCATCTCTCGTCTTTCCAATGCACGATCAAAGGCCGGAGGTCTTGGCGGGAATGACCACAAGCATCTATTTGTGGAAAACAACGTCTACGCATGGAGCCGTGCCGGGGGGGACCTCGTCGTTCTCACCACCAATCGGGGCCAGGGCTGGTCGGGTCAGTACTGCTTCTACACACAAAGGCCAAACAAGTCATGGAACAATGTTTTTGGACAAGGTTCATATGCTTCAGATAATGATGGCCGGGTTTGTGTCAATGTCACGAACGGGGAGCCTGTTGTCTTGCTTGCGAGCTAG
- a CDS encoding DAO domain-containing protein translates to MADTSRPVLILGGGCFGLATAYHLAQNGYSDITVLEKDHEVPSRFSAANDLNKVIRAEYADPFYTELALQAIRKWQTDPLYKPHYHETGFLNVGSNNAPDQTKRVLESYYASVRDNSAFNGKVQRVNGNADIKKLVPAFHHVQRWAGYFNKLAGYGHSANALSAVYAECVKLGVKFQLGSQKGEVESLVYASSRNGTKCVGAKTREGRIYLADKTIVALGADASNIIPRMGKQMTGRCWGVAHIQLTPEEADKLRGIPVTNVRDLAFFFEPDKATNKLKFCHMGGAYTNYAWSQDGLSIPYSELSESQFIPEEDEVHIRKLLREVFPQLADRPLIDRHLCWFADTDDSDYIIDFVPGTDSSLVVLSGDSGHGFKMLPIFGQWVQKLLVDEKQSEPKWQWKTSKPKETAAWRSSGSQELASVARAKL, encoded by the exons ATGGCTGACACATCACGACCCGTCCTGATTCTCGGCGGAGGCTGCTTTGGCCTAGCGACCGCGTACCACTTGGCCCAGAATGGTTACTCAGACATTACCGTCTTGGAAAAGGACCACGAGGTCCCCAGTCGCTTCTCAGCAGCCAACGATCTCAACAAGGTGATCCGAGCCGAGTATGCCGATCCCTTCTACACCGAGCTGGCTCTG CAAGCCATCCGGAAATGGCAGACTGATCCATTGTACAAACCGCACTACCACGAGACGGGCTTCCTCAACGTTGGATCCAACAACGCGCCCGACCAGACAAAACGAGTTCTCGAGAGTTATTACGCATCTGTCAGGGACAATTCCGCCTTCAATGGCAAGGTGCAGCGCGTGAACGGAAATGCcgacatcaagaagctgGTTCCCGCATTCCATCATGTGCAGCGCTGGGCTGGCTACTTCAACAAGCTGGCGGGGTACGGTCACTCTGCCAACGCTTTGAGTGCTGTGTATGCAGAGTGTGTCAAGTTGGGCGTCAAGTTCCAGCTTGGCAGCCAGAAAGGAGAAGTTGAATCCCTGGTCTACGCATCGAGCCGAAACGGCACCAAATGTGTTGGAGCAAAGACCCGAGAAGGCCGAATCTATCTTGCCGACAAGACTATCGTGGCTTTGGGCGCCGATGCCTCCAACATTATTCCCCGCATGGGCAAGCAAATGACAGGTCGCTGCTGGGGTGTCGCACACATTCAGCTGACTCCTGAAGAGGCTGACAAGTTGAGAGGCATTCCCGTCACCAACGTGCGGGAtcttgccttcttcttcgagcccgacaaggccaccaacaagctcaagttcTGCCACATGGGAGGTGCTTACACCAACTACGCTTGGTCTCAAGATGGTCTCTCAATTCCTTACTCCGAGCTCTCCGAGTCGCAATTCATccctgaagaagatgaggtgCATATCCGAAAACTCCTAAGAGAGGTGTTCCCACAGCTCGCGGATCGCCCGTTGATTGACAGACATCTGTGCTGGTTTGCCGACACGGATGACTCAGATTACATCATTGACTTTGTGCCTGGAACCGACTCTTCACTAGTTGTCCTCTCCGGTGACTCGGGTCATGGTTTCAAGATGCTTCCTATTTTCGGACAATGGGTACAGAAGTTGttggttgatgagaagcaGTCAGAGCCCAAGTGGCAGTGGAAGACGtcaaagcccaaggagaCGGCCGCTTGGCGTAGTAGTGGTAGTCAGGAGCTTGCAAGCGTAGCTCGCGCCAAGTTGTAA
- a CDS encoding TauD domain-containing protein — MVPAPIDPSIKDVAEPIKDSLKLPAPARERLEKAGIDLSKGYPYRPSRPLYLQDVYKIRDQPRDYVDAGARADKSKKNLFSAATKVTDLTAHIGTEIEGLQLKDLTNEQRDELALLIAERSVVFFRDQDLSPQQQKELGEWYGEVEVHPQVAQVPGLPGVSIIWPDLQATERPATFRQPGGASRWHTDLVHERQPAGITHLHNDTVPSVGGDTLWASGYAAYEKLSPEFRKIIDGRSAVYRSAHPYLDRDDPEAGPKYIERVHPLVRVHPATGWKALWVNRAMTDRIVGLDKAESDVILGYLYDVYEKNIDIQLRWRWTPRTSVLWDNRITIHNASWDYSGKEPRHGTRVTSLAEKPYFDAAAPTRREALGLLGESEKEELEASK, encoded by the exons ATGGTTCCTGCTCCGATCGATCCCAGCATCAAAGATGTTGCCGAGCCCATCAAGGACTCTCTCAAGCTGCCCGCGCCGGCTCGAGAGAGACTTGAAAAGGCAGGCATAGACCTGTCTAAGGGCTACCCTTATCGTCCCTCGCGTCCGCTATATCTGCAAGACGTGTACAAGATCCGTGATCAACCTCGTGACTACGTCGACGCAGGAGCTAGGGCagacaagtccaagaagaacctTTTCTCTGCGGCGACAAAGGTTACCGACTTGACTGCCCACATCGGAACTGAGATCGAGGGTctgcagctcaaggacctcaCAAACGAGCAGCGTGACGAACTTGCCTTGTTGATTGCTGAGCGAagcgtcgtcttcttccgagaccaagatctcagccctcagcagcagaaggAGCTTGGCGAGTGGTAcggggaggtcgaggttcAT CCTCAAGTTGCTCAGGTTCCAGGCCTTCCAGGTGTTTCCATCATTTGGCCTGACCTTCAAGCCACGGAACGACCCGCAACCTTTCGCCAGCCTGGAGGTGCGTCAAGATGGCACACAGATCTAGTCCACGAGCGCCAGCCTGCTGGAATCACTCACCTTCACAATGACACTGTTCCCAGTGTTGGCGGTGACACTCT CTGGGCCAGCGGATATGCTGCCTACGAGAAGCTGTCACCAGAGTTCCGCAAGATCATTGACGGAAGGTCTGCTGTGTATCGATCTGCACACCCTTACCTGGACCGAGATGACCCTGAGGCTGGTCCCAAGTACATCGAACGTGTTCACCCACTCGTTAGAGTCCATCCTGCGACCGGTTGGAAGGCCCTTTGGGTCAACCGAGCTATGACGGATAGGATTGTGGGACTTGACAAGGCCGAGAGCGACGTCATTCTCGGATACTTGTACGATGTGTACGAGAAGAACATTGACATCCAGCTGCGCTGGAGGTGGACACCTCGAACTTCAGTTCTTTGGGACAACCG TATTACGATTCACAATGCCAGTTGGGACTACAGTGGTAAGGAGCCACGACATGGAACTAGGGTGACATCGTTGGCTGAAAAGCCTTACTTCGATGCCGCAGCTCCAACACGACGAGAAGCTCTGGGATTGCTTGGTGAAagtgagaaggaggaactTGAGGCCTCAAAGTAG
- a CDS encoding MFS domain-containing protein, translating to MATRTKNALNNQVPAGAELTAMSPVQPDPYLVAFDDQDSENPKNWPERRKWTVTNVLSVTGFNRILVSTVMAPALSLIAVDLEMNSTEAMMALSIYLLATAFGPLVIGPLSEVYGRQVILHASNIWFLVWNIACGFASSKELLIAARFLAGFGASAIYALGGGVLGDIWRPEERGRSLGWFLLVPLLGAAVGPIVGGFMTYRVSWRWMFWSTSIFQFAMVVVSLTSFRETFAPAILKKRAKKLRKETGAPYYTQEERHRSQSNLAIILGQALSRPLRLLAFHPIIQVSSIISAISYGLLYIVLASFADLWIHHYHQSVEISGLHYISCMLGELAGSQLAGPLMDYSFRRMERRADGQPVPEHRIPLILPGAILAPFGFIIYGWCAQYKVHWAWVDVGMFFTTFGMQIAGMPMQAYTIDAYPDHTSSAMAATQFLRSLTAFLFPLFTPKMYSVLGYGWGNNTMALARLFFGIPAPLLMWRYGARLRARATSSF from the exons atgGCTACCAGAACAAAGAACGCCTTGAACAACCAGGTCCCAGCTGGGGCTGAACTGACTGCCATGTCCCCCGTTCAACCAGATCCATATCTCGTTGCCTTCGATGACCAGGATAGCGAGAACCCCAAGAACTGGCCAGAAAGACGGAAGTGGACTGTAACCAATGTCCTCTCGGTAACTGGCTTCAATCGAATCCTCGTGTCAACTGTCATGGCCCCTGCACTGTCCTTGATTGCAGTCGATTTGGAGATGAACTCGACTGAGGCtatgatggccttgagcatctACTTGCTGGCAACTGCTTTCGGCCCGCTTGTGATCGGACCATTGTCCGAAGTCTACGGCCGCCAGGTGATCTTGCACGCGTCCAACATATGGTTCTTGGTCTGGAACATCGCTTGTGGCTTTGCAAGCTCCAAGGAGCTGCTCATTGCTGCCCGGTTCTTAGCCGGCTTCGGAGCCAGCGCTATATACGCACTTGGAGGTGGAGTCCTGGGTGATATATGGCGCCCAGAGGAGCGTGGGAGGTCTCTTGGGTGGTTTCTTCTGGTTCCTCTGCTGGGAGCCGCAGTAG GCCCAATCGTTGGTGGCTTCATGACATATCGCgtctcttggagatggatgttcTGGTCAACATCCATCTTTCAATTTGCCATGGTTGTCGTCTCACTGACCAGCTTCCGCGAGACGTTTGCCCCAGCAATTCTTAAAAAACGAGCCAAGAAGCTGCGCAAAGAAACAGGTGCTCCATACTACACACAAGAAGAGCGGCACCGAAGCCAATCAAATCTCGCTATTATTCTTGGCCAAGCTTTGAGCCGCCCGCTACGGCTTCTTGCCTTCCATCCAATCATCCAAgtatcatccatcatctctgccatCAGCTATGGGCTTCTGTACATTGTTCTTGCGAGTTTCGCCGACCTTTGGATCCATCATTACCATCAGTCCGTGGAGATCAGTGGCCTCCACTACATTTCTTGCATGCTTGGAGAACTCGCTGGGTCTCAGCTTGCTGGGCCTTTGATGGACTATTCGTTCCGCAGAATGGAACGCCGTGCCGATGGACAACCTGTTCCTGAACATCGCATCCCCCTCATACTGCCTGGTGCTATTCTGGCCCCCTTTGGCTTCATTATCTATGGGTGGTGTGCTCAGTACAAGGTTCACTGGGCTTGGGTCGATGTTGGCATGTTTTTCACAACCTTTGGCATGCAGATTGCAGGCATGCCCATGCAGGCATACACGATCGATGCTTATCCGGATCATACATCCAGTGCCATGGCGGCAACACAGTTCCTCAGAAGCTTGACTGCATTCTTGTTCCCCCTGTTTACCCCAAAGATGTACTCGGTTCTGGGTTACGGATGGGGAAACAACACTATGGCTTTGGCAAGACTCTTCTTTGGAATTCCAGCACCACTTCTCATGTGGAGGTATGGGGCGAGGTTGCGGGCAAGGGCAACATCGAGCTTCTAG
- a CDS encoding MFS domain-containing protein, with protein sequence MTHGQVVVESEDPESATNTIIDVEKLGRQRPAAFATRWAELGFIFSLLGSMAMAEFFVSGFHIILPPLAIELEIPEASRTWPSSVFSLVTGAFLLPLGRLSDMHGAYIIFNSGLAWMSVWCLVAGFSHNYIMLIICRALQGIGAAAFLPAGITLLGKTYRPGPRKNFVFAIYGAFAPLGFFIGILIGGISGELLSWKWYFWIGAIILVVIFAAGFFSIPNDFTKHPPDGLGMDWWGVATIVPGLILLVYAITDSSQAPKGWASPQIIATIIVGVAILAAAVYLEGWVVPNPLVPADLFSPPYMTTLVVALFFAYGSFGVFLLYSSFYIELVLEISPLLTALWYVPLIVGGLLLATVGGLVLHRLPGRILLIVSGVGYVVSCLLFALMPENPNYWAWVLPAMVASTVGIDITFTVSNVFITTNLPARRQGLAGALINSTLFLGISFFLGFADVAVGQTSRPTLRESYQVGLWFGVGISGVALLMLSFINVGRAKSDLTIEEREQMEAARGRGE encoded by the exons ATGACTCACGGACAAGTCGTCGTCGAAAGCGAGGATCCTGAATCCGCAACGAATACCATCATCGATGTTGAAAAGCTGGGCCGACAGCGGCCAGCGGCCTTTGCCACGCGATGGGCCGAGTTGGGCTTCATATTCTCGCTCCTAGGCTCAATGGCAATGGCT GAATTCTTCGTCTCAGGATTTCACATCATCCTTCCACCGCTAGCCATTGAGCTTGAAATCCCCGAAGCATCTCGAACGTGGCCATCGAGCGTATTCTCTCTCGTCACCGGCGCATTTCTGCTACCACTGGGCCGGCTGAGTGATATGCATGGCGCATACATCATTTTCAACAGCGGGCTTGCATGGATGTCGGTCTGGTGTCTGGTTGCCGGCTTCAGTCACAACTATATCATGCTCATTATCTGCCGTGCTTTGCAGGGAATTGGAGCAGCGGCCTTTTTACCTGCCGGTATTACGCTACTTGGCAAGACATACCGACCAGGGCCACGAAAGAATTTTGTTTTTGCCATATATGGTGCTTTTGCACCTCTTGGGTTCTTCATCGGCATCCTGATAGGAGGTATCTCGGGCGAACTTTTGTCCTGGAAATGGTACTTTTGGATTGGTGCAATCATCCTTGTTGTCATATTCGCCGCCGGATTCTTCTCCATCCCAAATGACTTTACCAAACACCCCCCTGACGGCCTCGGCATGGACTGGTGGGGGGTGGCAACCATCGTACCGGGTCTTATCCTTCTGGTATACGCCATCACCGATAGCTCGCAGGCACCCAAGGGCTGGGCAAGTCCTCAAATTATTGCCACTATTATAGTTGGCGTAGCGATTCTCGCTGCGGCCGTATACCTCGAAGGTTGGGTTGTCCCAAACCCCCTTGTCCCAGCTGACCTCTTCTCGCCGCCATACATGACAACCCTTGTCGTGGCCCTTTTCTTTGCCTATGGCAGCTTTGGCGTTTTCCTGCTATACAGCAGCTTCTACATTGAGCTTGTCCTCGAGATATCTCCTCTGCTGACGGCTCTATGGTATGTTCCTCTGATAGTTggtggccttctccttgctACAGTGGGAGGCCTAGTTCTCCATCGACTTCCCGGTCGTATCCTACTGATAGTCTCTGGGGTGGGTTATGTTGTCTCCTGCCTCCTTTTCGCTCTCATGCCAGAAAACCCGAACTACTGGGCCTGGGTTCTGCCGGCTATGGTTGCATCCACCGTTGGCATCGACATTACATTTACCGTCAGTAACGTTTTTATCACGACAAATCTACCTGCACGGCGTCAAGGACTTGCGGGAGCACTGATCAACAGCACTTTGTTTCTGGGAATCAGCTTCTTTCTTGGATTTGCCGATGTGGCCGTGGGACAGACGTCACGCCCTACTCTACGGGAGAGTTACCAAGTCGGATTATGGTTCGGTGTCGGCATATCAGGAGTGGCgctgttgatgttgtcaTTTATTAATGTTGGAAGGGCCAAGAGTGACTTGACCATTGAAGAACGAGAGCAGATGGAAGCAGCGAGAGGTAGAGGTGAATAA
- a CDS encoding MFS domain-containing protein, which produces MASDLKTDSPPDLSDEAGTIDTEPPVNEKSLLRKLDAKLLPAVGVLYLLSFLDRSNVGNARIEGMVDDLNMTGNQYLTGLTLYFVGYVLFEKIPCNIILKRTTPRLWLPTLTIAWGIVATLLGIVQDLKGFLIARFFLGVTESGLFPGVVFYFSMWYKRRERQYRISLFFCAASLAGAFGGILAYGIGKMGGVVWENGWRWIFILEGIATVVVAVAAYWFIENYPDTSKFLTKAERTFIHERLAADSDAIRQEQFSWAAVREALRDPSCWLYGLGFHTMSLPLYTLSLFLPTIIKDLGYKAAVAQLLTIPPYALAFLTTLGVAIVSEKLGRRALFIAGSSVVAAIGYIILLANTNPTTRPGVSYLGTFFAAAGIYPATALVLSWPAINVSGQTKRAIANAMQISIGNLGAVLGTQLYRANDGPRFIVGHSMALGYLVANVIVVTLLGWRLKKQNESRAAVAEEIKHVGEVEDWKGDSDVRWRFEY; this is translated from the exons ATGGCTTCTGATCTTAAGACAGACTCGCCTCCTGATCTTAGCGATGAGGCTGGCACCATCGACACTGAACCTCCCGTAAACGAAAAGTCGCTTCTGCGGAAACTAGACGCCAAGTTACTTCCAGCCGTTGGGGTCCTGTATCTGTTATCGTTCTTAGATCGCAGCAATG TCGGAAACGCCCGGATCGAGGGAATGGTCGATGACCTCAATATGA CTGGAAATCAGTACTTGACAGGTCTCACTCTATACTTTGTGGGCTATGTACTTTTCGAG AAGATTCCTTGTAATATTATTCTAAAGCGCACTACTCCAAGGCTTTGGCTTCCAACCCTTACGATTGCCTGGGGCATTGTAGCTACGTTACTCGGCATCGTTCAAGACCTCAAGGGCTTCCTCATCGCCAGATTCTTTCTTGGTGTTACTGAGAGCGGTTTGTTTCCAGGAGTGGTGTTCTACTTCTCCATGTGGTACAAGAGACGAGAGAGGCAGTATCGCATTTCGCTGTTTTTCTGTGCAGCATCCCTTGCCGGTGCCTTTGGTGGTATCCTCGCATAT GGTATCGGCAAGATGGGAGGTGTCGTTTGGGAGAATGGGTGGCGCTGGATCTTCATTCTG GAGGGGATAGCTACCGTTGTGGTGGCCGTGGCGGCATATTGGTTCATCGAGAACTACCCTGATACTTCAAAATTTCTCACCAAGGCTGAACGGACCTTCATCCATGAGCGCTTGGCAGCGGACAGTGATGCTATTCGACAGGAACAATTCAGCTGGGCAGCGGTCCGTGAGGCGTTGAGGGATCCCAGTTGCTGGCTCTATGGCCTAGGCTTCCACACAATGAGTCTGCCTCTGTACACTCTATCCTTGTTTCTG CCCACCATCATTAAGGATCTTGGATACAAAGCAGCAGTCGCACAGCTCTTGACTATTCCACCGTATGCCCTTGCATTTCTCACGACGCTGGGTGTTGCTATAGTCTCTGAGAAGCTAGGCCGACGTGCTCTGTTCATCGCTGGGTCATCAGTTGTTGCTGCCATCGGGTACATaatcctcctcgccaacacTAATCCCACAACTCGACCAGGAGTCTCGTACCTGGGAACCTTCTTTGCTGCCGCTGGTATATATCCCGCTACCGCCCTGGTGCTTTCTTGGCCCGCAATCAACGTGTCGGGACAGACAAAGAGAGCCATCGCGAACGCAATGCAGATCAGCATCGGGAATCTTGGAGCCGTGTTGGGAACACAACTGTACCGAGCCAACGATGGTCCTCGATTCATCGTTGGACACTCTATGGCTTTGGGTTATCTGGTAGCAAACGTCATCGTTGTGACTTTGCTGggttggaggttgaagaagcagaatgAAAGCCGTGCCGCGGTGGCGGAGGAGATCAAGCACGTTGGTGAGGTGGAAGACTGGAAGGGTGACTCGGATGTTAGATGGAGGTTCGAGTATTGA